Part of the Shewanella eurypsychrophilus genome is shown below.
GCAGTTTGAGTTATTAGTCGATGAAAATACGCTGACTATTACTCAGCATGGTGGCGAAGACTATAAGGCCGGTCTTAATGTTGAGTTTTTCCATCCAACCATTGAAGAGCGTGACTTTACTCGTTTGGTTTCCGCCGATGGCGATCAAGTTTATCGCATTGCACTCGATGGCCCTATCACAGGTTCATGGGAAGTCAGATTAGACGGTTTCGATCGTAAATGGCGAATTCAGAAGCGATTAGAGATCAAAGATGACGGCGTGTATTGGTTGAATTAATACATGTTTCCTTCCTTAGAGGAGTGCTTTAAGCGTTTTTCTAAGGAGCTTGTTACCATTCCCCACACTCAAACTCTTTTTTGACGTTCATCAGGATGTGATTGAGTTTTCAGTTTTTACATAGGTTTTTACAGATTGACTATGAAGCATCTTGATTGTTTCCATTGTGCAGAGCCTGTCTTAACAGGTACTCAATTTACTACCTTCATTAACAATGAAGAGCAAGTTATGTGTTGCCCTGGCTGTCAGGCCGTTTCTGCTGCAATAATAGATGCCGGTTTAACCAATTATTATAAATATAGAACAGAGCCTGGTAGTAAACAAAATGCATTAGTGCCCGAAGAGCTTTCTAGTTTTTCAGCTTTCGATTTGCCCGAAGTTCAACAAGATTTTGTCCATCAGTCCAGTAATATCTCATCAGTTTCACTCTCAATCGATGGCATCACTTGTGCCGCCTGCGCCTGGTTAATCGAACATAAACTTAAGCACGTAAATGGTATTGTAAAAATTCAAGTTAATACCACAACTGAACGTGCTCTAGTCAGTTGGCAAGAAAACACCATTCAACTCAGCAAAATCTTAAATCACATTAGTGCTATTGGCTATCAGGCTGCTCCATATCAAGTTGATGAGCAAGAGATAAAGAGTAAGAATAACAGTCGCCAGTTTTTATTGAAGCTGGGCCTTGCCGGTTTTGCTACCATGCAAGTCATGATGTTTGCTCTGGCACTTTATGCTGGCTACTTTACCGATCTAGAAGTTCAATATCGAGATTATTTTAGATGGGTCAGTCTGATATTTGCTGCCCCTGTGGTCTTCTATTCGGCTCAACCTTTCTATTTTAGTGCGATCCGTTCGATTTTCAGCGGCCGTTTAAATATGGATGTGTCAGTTTCAATTGCGATTTTAGGCGCATATATTGCCAGCTGTATCGCAACGATTAATGAGAATGGTGAGGTGTATTTCGAATCTGTCAGCATGTTTACCTTTTTCCTTTTACTTGGTCGTTACTTCGAGCAAAATGCACGGCAAAAAGCATCCGTTAGCTCGAGTAATTTACATAAACTGATCCCGTTAACCGCCCATCGAGTAACAGAAAATGTAACAAAAGAAATTCCAGCTAAAAGCCTAAAAATAGGCGATGTCATCTTGGTTAAGCCTGGTGAGGTTGTCTCTGCTGATGGTGTGATCACACAAGGCATGTCTAGTATCAATGAAGCCATGTTAACCGGTGAACAGTTGCCTGTTAGCAAAGGGGATCGCTGTGAAGTCTATGCTGGGACCATCAATATTGAGCAGCCAATACATGTTCAAGTCACCGCTGTTGGACAAGATCAGTTAGTTGCCGAAATCATTCGATTACAAGAATCTGCATCGAATAATAAACCCAAAGTTGCCCTGTATGTTGATAGCATCTCTAACTATTTTACTTGGACAATTCTTTTCGTCGCCGTATTAACTTATGTCGTATGGAAAATATACTGGCCTGAGGATGCTTTTTGGGTCACGTTATCAGTATTAGTGGCAACCTGCCCTTGCGCTCTAGCGCTTGCGACCCCAACTGCAGTAACCTGCGCGACGGGTATATTTACGCGTATTGGTGTTATCGTAAGAAAGCCGGGTGTATTTGAAAAACTCCCCAAAATACAGCATGTCGTATTCGATAAAACGGGTACCCTCACATGTGGTGAGCTTGAAATCAATTCAGCCGAGCTCTTTTCTGCTATGAATAAGCAAGAAGCCCTTGCCATAGCTGCAGCACTAGAGATGAGCTCTCTGCACCCGATTGCAAGAGCATTTGATTCATATCGAGACCATCAAATATCGGCTCATAGCACTCAAAGTCACATAGGTTTAGGCCTGAGTGGTAGTGTTCTGGGGACTCACTATAAAATTGGCAGTGCTAAATTTGTTAACTTAACAGACTCTGATGACCATGCCATTTATCTGCATGACACTAAACACTTGATTGCGAAATTTATACTCAGTGATTCGATTCGGAGTGATGCTGCAAAAACAGTCAAGACCTTATTGGCACAGGGGAATAGAGTCTCTATTGCAAGTGGGGATACTTCTACTCACGTCGATGAAGTTGCAGATAAAATTGGTATTACCGAAGTCAATAAAGGACTCAGTCCTGGTGATAAGCTGGCGTTGATCCAGCAATACCAAAGCCAATCAAATGTTGCCATGTTTGGTGATGGTATTAACGATGCTCCGGTACTTGCCGGCGCGAATTTATCGATTGCAATGGGCAGTGGCGCCGCGGTCACTAAAAGCTCTGCTGACTTGATCTTACTTGGCGATCAACTCTCACGTTTTACCGATGCGGTAAAGGTCGCTAAGTTAACAGAAAAAATTATCAAACAAAATTTATGCTGGGCGCTGGGTTATAACCTGTTTATAATCCCACTCGCCGTTACGGGACATGTATTGCCCTATGTTGCCGCCCTTGGTATGTCCGCCAGTTCTTTGATCGTTGTGGGCAATAGTCTTAGATTATTAAAGGTTCGTTTATGAGTATCATTTATGTGTTAATTCCCATTGCCATGTTATTTGTCTTAATAGCCATCGGTATTTTTTTCTGGGCTGTGAAATCAGAACAGTTTGATGATTTAGATAGACAAAGTGTCTCTATTCTTTTTGATGATGAGACACAAGCGAGTAAGGTAAGCAAAGATCAACAATCAACCGACTCAAGCAAACCTTGATCGACTATAACGTCACAGGGGCATTTTTGGTTGGTCTGATGGGGGCTGGTCATTGTATTGGTATGTGTGGTGGTCTAATTGGTGCTTTTTCTTCACAAATACCTAAACAACAGAATCAATTCTCTTCTCGATTAAACTTCCTTCTGAGTTACAACATTGGACGTATCTTAAGTTATTCTCTCGCAGGCGCTTTAGTCGGTGGCTCTGCTAGCGCGCTAGGCTTGCTGTTTGATATCGATCTTTATCTTATTACATTGCGTATCATTGCCGGATTGATGATGATAGCAACGGGTCTATATATTGCAAAAATATGGTCCGGAGTGGTACAGATTGAACGCGTAGGAAAGCTTCTGTGGCGTTTTATCTCACCATTGGCCAATCGGATAGTACCAATCAAAACACTGCCTCAAGCTTTCATTGGGGGGGTGTTATGGGGGTGGCTACCTTGTGGATTAGTGTATAGCACACTTACCTGGGCTGTAGCAGCTAACTCAGCAGGACAAGGTGCGATGATAATGGCTGCATTTGGGCTAGGAACCCTTCCTGCCCTGTTGAGTGCTGGCATGGCTGCAAATATACTTGGTCGTTGGGTACAGCACCGCGCAGTACGATTGGTGAGTGGATTAGTATTGGTAGTTTTTGGTTTACAAACTTTATACATTGCATTTGGACAGCTTAACTAGCTCCAATTATTAAATTAGTTTAACATATATGTAATCGCGAAATTTGAGAAACACTATGACAGACAAGAGTAAGAGTCGTCGCTCGACAGTGCCTGGATGTGCCATTCACTGTCATGACTGTAGTATGGGGAGTCTATGTATTCCTTTCACACTCAATAGCAACGAACTCGATCAGCTAGATGACATCATTGAAAGAAAGAAGCCGATTCAGAAAGGTGAGCAAATCTTTAAGTCTGGTGATCCGCTAAAATCCCTTTTCGCAATTCGCTCAGGCACAGTTAAAAGCTTTACTATCACTGAACAAGGCGATGAACAGATCACGGGTTTTCACCTCGCTGGTGATGTCATCGGCTTTGATGGCATACACTCACAGCAACATCAAAGTTTTGCGCAAGCATTAGAAACTTCAATGGTGTGTGAGATCCCTTACGCCACATTAGATGACTTGAGTGGCACTATGCCCAAGTTAAGACAGCAAGTCATGCGCTTAATGAGCCATGAAATCCAAAGTGATCAAGAGATGATCCTCTTACTCAGTAAGAAGAATGCTGAAGAAAGACTTGCAGCATTTATCAGTAATTTAGCCAACCGTTTCGGCAGCCGTGGATTTTCTCCAAAAGAGTTCAGGTTAACGATGACTCGTGGTGATATCGGTAATTACTTAGGTTTAACCGTTGAAACGATTAGCCGCTTACTAGGTCGCTTCCAAAAAGCGGCACTGATTGAAGTTAAGGGTAAGTACATCACTATCATTAATTTCGAACGACTTTCTGAACTTGCTGGCAACAATGCAATAGCCAGATAATCAACATCGGGCAATCAAAGTTATTCGCTTAGATTGCCCTACCTTCAATATGACATTCCATTATTATTTTGGTTATAAGCACAAGAATCTTAGGCTTTTTTTGATTAAAATCATTGCATTTTTTACTCTTTAGCTCATTATTAGACAACAGTCTGAATAATGGAGTGACTATGAAGGAATTAAAGAAACTCTTAGTCGTTATTGATCCCACCAGTGACGTACAACCTGCCCTTGCACGAGCCATTGAGTTAGCCTCTCCGACGAATGCCAGCATTACTGTTTTTTTGTCTATATTTGATTTCTCATATGAAATGACATCGATATTGTCAGGTCATGAACGGGAAGCCATGAGACAAGGTGTTATCGCGCAACGTCAAGCTTGGTTAGCCGAGCTACTAGAAGGCTATGCTAATGATAGCATCAGCATAGAAAGTGATGTTATCTGGCACAACCGGCCGTTCGAAAGTATCATTCAACATGCGATTGCGGGTAACTTTGATATTATCGTTAAAGGCACACATCTGCATGATAAGTTAAAATCCGTCATTTTTACTCCTACTGATTGGCATCTGATGCGTAAAGCCCCTGTTCCCGTGTTATTAGTCAAAGATCATGACTGGCCGGTAGCGGGTAAAATCTTATGTGCTATTAATGTTGGTTCAGAAGATGATGATCACCAAACATTAAACGGTAAAATCATTGAACATGCCAAAGTACTTGCCGAGCAATTTGATGCTCAGGTCCACCTCGTTAATGGCTATCCAGGAACACCTGTTAACCTAGCCATCGAGCTACCCGATTTCGATGCGCATACTTACGGAGAAACTATCCGTATGCAGCATGAACAAAGGGTATGTTATTTAGCCAATGGTTACGGGATATCGAGCGATTTTTGTCACGTAAAAGAAGGCCTGCCTGAAGATGTTATCCCAGAGATCGCACGTCAACTTGATGCAGAGCTGGTGATTTTAGGTACTGTTGGTCGAACTGGCTTTTCGGCAGCCTTAATTGGTAATACTGCAGAGCATGTTATAGATAGTATCAATTGTGATTTATTGGCCATTAAACCCGATGGGTACCGTTCACCTTTAGAAGAGGATAACAGTTAGGCGAGTTGCTTTAACTTTTTGATATATTCTCAATGCAAGATTTTTGCTATATAATACGCGCCCAGAATTCAAGTGTAATTAGGCGCGTTTTTTATGTCCGACATACTCTCAAAAACACAGCTCACCCGTATGAGTAAGCTACAAAGAAAATTACGTAGTGAAGTGGGTAAGGCGATTGCTGATTACCAGATGATAGAAGAAGGTGATCGTGTCATGTGTTGTCTGTCAGGTGGCAAAGACAGCTATGCCATGTTGGATATCTTGCTCAATCTTCAGCAGAGGGCCCCGATTAAGTTTGAGATAGTGGCAGTGAACTTAGATCAGAAGCAGCCAGGTTTTCCTGAAGAGATACTGCCAAACTACTTGGATTCTCTCAATGTCCCTTACCATATTTTGGAGAAGGACACCTATTCTATCGTCAGATCAAAGATCCCTGAGGGACAAAAGACCTGTTCTTTATGTTCACGTTTACGCCGAGGCACTCTTTACGGCTTCGCTCAAAAAATTGGCGCGACAAAAATCGCGTTAGGCCATCACAGAGATGACATCATAGAAACCATGTTTCTTAATATGTTCTATGCCGGTAAGCAAAAAGCCATGCCGCCAAAGCTATTGTCTGATGATGGGGCGAATATGGTGATCAGGCCATTAGCTTATTCACGAGAAAAAGAAATAGCGGAATATGCCGAGTTAAAGTCATTCCCTATTATTCCTTGTAACCTTTGTGGTTCTCAAGAAAATCTCAAACGTGCATCGGTAAAGTCCATGCTCGAGCAATGGGATATTGAGCACCCAGGTCGAATCGAATCAATCTTCACCGCGATGCAAAATACTTCGCCTTCCCAGGGTGTTGACCGGGAACAATTCGACTTTCTATCACTCAAAAGAGATGCCGATGCCCCATTAAAAGGTGAAGTCGCCGAATCTGACTTACCCGCTTTCGATTTTCTAGATGTAGCCAATAATGGTCATATCGATCTGGATGCGGCAAGCCGAGTGTCTAAAGAACAAAAGATTGATGTCGTGAATACCTATACGCCGTAACGATTATTTACTTTCCGAATAATAAAAATCCCGCTATTAAGCGGGATTTTTATTGATTAAAGCCTAAGGTAGATGAATTATCAGCCGTTTGTCCATGGACTAACGACCAATGGTTTAGTGTTAAACTCAATACTCGAGAGGCTATTGATTTGCTCACTAGACAGCCTGAGCTTATCTGTGACTATTTGCTCTTTACCATCAATCACTACAGATATTTTACTGTCTGTAGCAAACTCAAAGTTGACGCCGGCGATATCATTACTGAAATAGCGCATAGGAAACCCCTGCATATCACTGAGCATTCTGTTCATTTCAGCTTGGATTTCTAATACCTGTTTTTGACTGTACTCTTGCTGTGTATTTTTAGCTCTAACCTGCATGGCAATACTGCATTTATCACTAGGGCCATCGATATCTAACTTAATCAAAGCTCTATCAGATTTTAGCTTAGCATCGTAAGGTAAAAATATTCTTTGTTGCTCTGTGATAGTTAATGGAAACGACTCTTTTTCAGTGGTCAACACTCCGCTCTTTACTCGGCAAAGTGCTTTATTGGGAACCGAAAATGCAATCTCTATTAAAGGATAATTTCCTTTGTTAACTTGTTTTAGTCTTTGATAAAACCCTTGATACTCGAGCGAAATTGGTGCTGCTTGTACACTCGTTACTGCAACCATTAAACAACTAAACAGAAGGACTTTCTTCATGATTCTCCACCAAATACTGCTTGTTTTGACGTAACATCTCCAGGAGCTCATCGATATAAGCTTCCTGTCGTTCGGAATAATTAACTAAGCCATACACTAGCTGTTCTGCTACTGGCTGTTTATCTTGAGCGCGTAAATCTGCACGGATAGAACGTAATAATGAATAAGCCGCATTGGAATTTAAATTTCTCATATAAGAAGCTACTGAATCTTCAACAGAATTAAACTTTGCAACTTCATGGGACTTACCCGCTGAACGTGCTTGAGGCACTAAACCACAACCCGTTTTAAAACACCACTGACCAAAAAAGTTAAGCCCCTCTTTAGCAAATCTTGAACTGCCCCAACCTGTTTCATTAGCCGCCTGTATAAGCACCATCGACTCAGGGACGATGTCAGTTCTAATGAGTAACTCCTTGAGGGTTTGATCGTTAATACTCCTTGAGGAGTATTGATATTTATTGGCAATTTCTTCAACTCGATATTGTTCAGCATCTGTGAGGACTAATCCATCATTTAGGTGCTGTTTACTTCTTTGTAAAAACAGACGTTCATCGAGGATAATCGCATTTTGATGTCTAACAGCTGGGCGTAAATAATCGAAGAATGCCTGTTTTTTTACTGTGATATTGGTCATTGATTCAAAATCAGGGATCAGACTCATCGGCTGTTCATTTTCAATTAACTTTCCGAGCGTACTCTGCTGAATATTATCTGTTGTTATAAAGAGTAATCTAACAATGAGCAAAGTTAGTATCACCAGACTCAGTGCAACAGTTATTCTTGCGACTCTACCTGTTCTCATTTATCTCTCTAGTTGTAGAAAACCGATGGCAATTATATGCCATATATCATAATTGACAAAACCCAACACAACACAAAGGTTGTGAGGTATAATTTTATGCTTCAGAAGTGCTTTTTCATTGGGTATTCAGGAAGGAACAACCCGAATGCATAATAACAAATTAAATCAGTTTAACAATATCGTCGCTGTTGGTGGCGGTCATGGATTAGGTCGTGTGTTGTCTGCACTGTCTTTCCTTGGGCCTAAGCTTACCGGTATCGTTGCGACAACTGATAATGGTGGCTCCACCGGACGGTTACGACAACAGCAAGATTGTATTGCTTGGGGCGACCTAAGAAACTGCTTATCGCAGCTGTCGAATCATCCATCAATTGGCTCGTTACTGTTCGAGTATCGATTTACTGGCGAAAACGAACTTAGTGGCCATAATCTTGGCAATTTAATATTGTTAGCATTAGACCAGCTTTGTGTTCGTCCTTTAGAAGCGGTCAACCTCATCAGGCAATTGCTAAAAATTGAAACAAAGGTCATCCCTATGTCCGAGGAACCAACGCATTTAGTCGCCACTGAGGCGAGTGGCAATCGCGTATTTGGTGAAACCAGTGTAGATGGAATGGATTGCCACCCTATCGCTTTATCGTTAGAGCCAATGGTTACGGCCACGTGTGAAGCATGTGATGCGGTTAGAAACGCTGATCTTGTTCTCTTAGGCCCTGGAAGCTTTCTCACTAGCATTATGCCACCATTATTATTGCCTAAGTTTGCCAAAGCCTTAAATGAGTCACGAGCGAAAGTGATTCTAATCGATAACTTAACCCGAGAGCCTTCACCATCTGCAGATTTTTCATTGCAGCAGAGAATAGACTGGTGCCATCAGATATTAGGGCTCAATGTTGTCGACCAAGTCTTATGCCATTCAGATAAAAGCTATCAAGACGGGATCATTTCCTACCGCCCTCTCGTCAGTAAACATCACATAGGACTGCATGACCGTGACGCCTTAGCGGATGCATTGGCGAGCATGGTTGAATTAAATGTAGACGTTAAGGCGAGTGCGACAGGATAAAATGTTCAGCAATTAAAAAGGACAGCAGATGCTGTCCTTCTTTAAATAACATGAACTCGTTAATCCATTACGCAAGTACTGCTGCAATGGCTTTACAGATCACAGGCATATTTTCTTTCGTCATGCCAGCAACACTGATACGACCTGATCCAACAATATATACCGCATGCTCATCTTTAAGCTGAGCAACTTGCTCTTTGGTTAAACCTGAGAAACTGAACATGCCGTTCTGGCTCGAGATAAAACTAAAGTCTTGGCTGACACCCTCACTTTTTAGGGTTTCAACAAAAAGTGTGCGCATTTTAGCAATGCGTTCGCGCATTTCTGTAAGCTCAGTTTCCCAAAGCAATTTCAGCTCTGCATCGGCCAAGATAGTGCTGACGATTAAAGCGCCATGAGCTGGAGGGTTCGAGTAGTTTCCTCGAATGGTACTTTTCACCTGACTAAAGGCTTTAACGGCATTAGACTCAGTATCTGCAACTACCGTGACGGCACCAATTCTTTCATTATATAAACCGAAGTTTTTAGAAAAAGAGTTCGCTATGATGAGCTCGGGCACCTGACTTGCTACAATACGTAAACCTTGTGCATCTTCATCAACACCGGTTCCGAATCCTTGGTAGGCAAAGTCGAACAAAGGAACTAAACCATTATCTAGACATAACTTAGCCATCACATGCCACTCAGCTTCAGTGAGATCGATACCCGTTGGGTTATGACAGCAACCATGTAATAGTACTAAGTCGCCCGTTTTAGCCATTTTTAAGTCGGCGACCATAGCATCGAAATCTTTGCCGTGTGTCTCAGCCTTATAATAACGGTACTGCTCTATGGAAAGACCCGCAGATTTGAAAATGTTCTGATGATTCGCCCAAGTCGGATTACTCACCCAGATAGTTTTAGACTCTGTATTTCGCATTAAGAATTCAGCGGCAACTCTTAAAGAGCCGGTTCCACCGGGAGCTTGAGCAGTTAATGCACGTTTATTCTTGATGATTTCGTGATCTGCACCAAACAATAAGCCTTGAACGGCACTGTTATAGGCTTCAACGCCTTCCATGCCTAAGTAACTTTTGCTCTTTTCTGTGGCGAGTAATATTTCTTCGGCTTGTTTTACCGATTTTAAAATTGGGGTCAACCCAGCTTCGTTCTTATAAATCCCAACACCAAGGTTCACTTTATCTGTTCTTTTATCAGCTTTAAAAGCATCAGTAAGGCCTAGAATGGGATCGGCAGCAGCAAGTTCAACCTGGGTAAATATCATGTCGTCTTTCCTAAAAGATAATGTAGGGTGTTATAGGCATTCTTTATACCACTGTGAGAGAACATCTGATAGCGCATTTCTATACGAGTAGAAAAAATAGTTATAAATTGGGATAACCAACAGTTATTCACTATAAATATGAAGAAAATGAATATTTTGGGTTAGTTTTCTGAGAATTCTCATTTATACGCTGTAGGATTTATCAAAGAGGTTTTAGTCCTATTGGCTGAACCAGCTCTGTAAAGAGTTGTCAGTGATTTTAAGTCCAGTTTAGGATATTTAGATACAAAAAAGCCCCGACTAATGTCAGGGCTTGAATGATGGTACCCGAGGCCGGAATTGAACCGGTACGTGCCCTGTTAAGAGTAGCGGGGGATTTTAGATCCTATTGGCAGGAGCTAAGCACTGTTCAACAAAGGCTAGATACAAAAAAGCCCTGACATTAGTCAGGGCTTGAATGATGGTACCCGAGGCCGGAATTGAACCGGCACGTGCCCTGTTAAGAGTTGCGGGGGATTTTAAATCCTATTGGCAGGAGCTAAGCACTGTTCAACAAAGGCTAGATACAAAAAAGCCCCGACTAATGTCAGGGCTTAAATGATGGTACCCGAGGCCGGAATTGAACCGGCACGCCTATTAAGCGAGGGATTTTAAATCCCTTGTGTCTACCGATTCCACCACTCGGGCAAACTCGTTGATTTTGATGATACGTATTATCGGTAGTTAATACTGTGTCTCTTGATAGCAATCTTTCAAGAATTAAACACTCACCAAATTCTAAATTGTGGAGGCGCGACCCGGAGTCGAACCGAGATCGACGGATTTGCAATCCGCAGCATAGCCATTCTGCCATCGCGCCACATTTATTTCGATTGTATGATTGGAGCGGCCTTCTCTTATGAAGAGAGGTTCGAACCAGCAAACCTTAATTTAAGGTCGTATATCATATATATGATTGGAGCGACATATCGGGTTCGAACCGATGACCTATACCTTGGCAAGGTATCGCTCTACCAACTGAGCTAATGTCGCTTACATAATCATATCAATCTTATCTGCATCAAGTTCTTGCTTAAGAAGCTTCCCCTTGACTACGGAATGGCATTCTACCGATTTACTGCTGATAGTCAATCAACAAAATAGCTAAAAATACGCTTTTTAAACTGACTGATGCTAAAACGATCATAGTGGTTAAAATTAAACAAATATCTGTTTAATCAATACTCAACTTGCCGTGTTAGGTCATAAAGTAGGCTTGTTTATTCCTGCATTTTCTACAAGCAAGGTACTTATCGAAGAGATTTGCCCTTTAACTAACACGTCCGTCATTTTTATTAGATAAATGACAGAGTTCTATAAGCATGAGTAACTAAATCACTACCAATCACTACTAGCACTAGAAAGGCCGCACGAGACGTTCCCCGCTAAAATAAAACGGAATAATATTGAAGGCTAACCATCATCGGCTATTTAACAATGACATTGCCCACTTCCCTACTCTATTAACTTCTACTTAGACAGCTTTAACATTCAGCTTTTCACTCAACTTCTATACACATACTAGGAGGTGAAATTGGTGAGTTCATTAAAATGTCTCCTGCAAACCAGTAAGTATAATCAAACCGCATAACTGAGTTGTTTAGCTGCAACTCATCAACAAGAGAACTTTCACGTGAAACTAAATGTAAAGCAAATAGTGCCAGTTGCTATCGCAGCAAGCTTATTCAGTACTATGGTCATAGCTAAAAGTGAGATCCTGCAAACCAATACTGGAACTATCTCAGAGATAGGAGACTGGATGCAGATTATTATCCCTACTGGGGCTATGGTAGGAAGTCTGGCTATCGGCGATACTGAAGGGGCATGGCAGTTAACTAAAGGATTAGGCACCTCTGCAACAATTACTCATGGTTTAAAGTTTGTCTATAGAAAGATGAGGCCTGATGGCACAAAGCCGAACTCTTTCCCATCAGGCCATACTTCTGCCGCGTTCGCTGGTGCGGCTTATCTTCATCATCGATACGGTGATGCTTGGGCAGTTCCTGCGTATGGCGCAGCTGTATTTGTTGGCTTTAGCCGCGTACACGCAAACAGACATTTTATTGATGATGTCATGGCCGGTGGTGCTATATCAGTACTCACTAGTCTCTATTTCACAGAGCCATACCATCAGTCAGATTTAATGCTTGTCCCCTCTATTACAGAAGACGGTTTCGCGGTAAACGCCAGTTATGTATTTGGACGAGAGAAAAAGCAAAGGGCCGGGTACAGTAACGTTAGAGATAGCACTGATCTCCGCAACAGTTATTCTCTGTTTATCGGTGGTTCAAGTACTAAAAGAAATAGTATTAACGATGGCATGA
Proteins encoded:
- a CDS encoding FixH family protein, which produces MNKQQAWYKQFWPWFLIILPLCAVVASVNLLYLAVVNKDSLVSEDYYKDGKRINMDLKKIKYAKQLGLQFELLVDENTLTITQHGGEDYKAGLNVEFFHPTIEERDFTRLVSADGDQVYRIALDGPITGSWEVRLDGFDRKWRIQKRLEIKDDGVYWLN
- a CDS encoding heavy metal translocating P-type ATPase, with the protein product MKHLDCFHCAEPVLTGTQFTTFINNEEQVMCCPGCQAVSAAIIDAGLTNYYKYRTEPGSKQNALVPEELSSFSAFDLPEVQQDFVHQSSNISSVSLSIDGITCAACAWLIEHKLKHVNGIVKIQVNTTTERALVSWQENTIQLSKILNHISAIGYQAAPYQVDEQEIKSKNNSRQFLLKLGLAGFATMQVMMFALALYAGYFTDLEVQYRDYFRWVSLIFAAPVVFYSAQPFYFSAIRSIFSGRLNMDVSVSIAILGAYIASCIATINENGEVYFESVSMFTFFLLLGRYFEQNARQKASVSSSNLHKLIPLTAHRVTENVTKEIPAKSLKIGDVILVKPGEVVSADGVITQGMSSINEAMLTGEQLPVSKGDRCEVYAGTINIEQPIHVQVTAVGQDQLVAEIIRLQESASNNKPKVALYVDSISNYFTWTILFVAVLTYVVWKIYWPEDAFWVTLSVLVATCPCALALATPTAVTCATGIFTRIGVIVRKPGVFEKLPKIQHVVFDKTGTLTCGELEINSAELFSAMNKQEALAIAAALEMSSLHPIARAFDSYRDHQISAHSTQSHIGLGLSGSVLGTHYKIGSAKFVNLTDSDDHAIYLHDTKHLIAKFILSDSIRSDAAKTVKTLLAQGNRVSIASGDTSTHVDEVADKIGITEVNKGLSPGDKLALIQQYQSQSNVAMFGDGINDAPVLAGANLSIAMGSGAAVTKSSADLILLGDQLSRFTDAVKVAKLTEKIIKQNLCWALGYNLFIIPLAVTGHVLPYVAALGMSASSLIVVGNSLRLLKVRL
- the ccoS gene encoding cbb3-type cytochrome oxidase assembly protein CcoS, whose translation is MSIIYVLIPIAMLFVLIAIGIFFWAVKSEQFDDLDRQSVSILFDDETQASKVSKDQQSTDSSKP
- a CDS encoding sulfite exporter TauE/SafE family protein: MIDYNVTGAFLVGLMGAGHCIGMCGGLIGAFSSQIPKQQNQFSSRLNFLLSYNIGRILSYSLAGALVGGSASALGLLFDIDLYLITLRIIAGLMMIATGLYIAKIWSGVVQIERVGKLLWRFISPLANRIVPIKTLPQAFIGGVLWGWLPCGLVYSTLTWAVAANSAGQGAMIMAAFGLGTLPALLSAGMAANILGRWVQHRAVRLVSGLVLVVFGLQTLYIAFGQLN
- the etrA gene encoding electron transport transcriptional regulator EtrA, translated to MTDKSKSRRSTVPGCAIHCHDCSMGSLCIPFTLNSNELDQLDDIIERKKPIQKGEQIFKSGDPLKSLFAIRSGTVKSFTITEQGDEQITGFHLAGDVIGFDGIHSQQHQSFAQALETSMVCEIPYATLDDLSGTMPKLRQQVMRLMSHEIQSDQEMILLLSKKNAEERLAAFISNLANRFGSRGFSPKEFRLTMTRGDIGNYLGLTVETISRLLGRFQKAALIEVKGKYITIINFERLSELAGNNAIAR
- the uspE gene encoding universal stress protein UspE — its product is MKELKKLLVVIDPTSDVQPALARAIELASPTNASITVFLSIFDFSYEMTSILSGHEREAMRQGVIAQRQAWLAELLEGYANDSISIESDVIWHNRPFESIIQHAIAGNFDIIVKGTHLHDKLKSVIFTPTDWHLMRKAPVPVLLVKDHDWPVAGKILCAINVGSEDDDHQTLNGKIIEHAKVLAEQFDAQVHLVNGYPGTPVNLAIELPDFDAHTYGETIRMQHEQRVCYLANGYGISSDFCHVKEGLPEDVIPEIARQLDAELVILGTVGRTGFSAALIGNTAEHVIDSINCDLLAIKPDGYRSPLEEDNS
- the ttcA gene encoding tRNA 2-thiocytidine(32) synthetase TtcA, which encodes MSDILSKTQLTRMSKLQRKLRSEVGKAIADYQMIEEGDRVMCCLSGGKDSYAMLDILLNLQQRAPIKFEIVAVNLDQKQPGFPEEILPNYLDSLNVPYHILEKDTYSIVRSKIPEGQKTCSLCSRLRRGTLYGFAQKIGATKIALGHHRDDIIETMFLNMFYAGKQKAMPPKLLSDDGANMVIRPLAYSREKEIAEYAELKSFPIIPCNLCGSQENLKRASVKSMLEQWDIEHPGRIESIFTAMQNTSPSQGVDREQFDFLSLKRDADAPLKGEVAESDLPAFDFLDVANNGHIDLDAASRVSKEQKIDVVNTYTP
- a CDS encoding DUF2987 domain-containing protein; the encoded protein is MKKVLLFSCLMVAVTSVQAAPISLEYQGFYQRLKQVNKGNYPLIEIAFSVPNKALCRVKSGVLTTEKESFPLTITEQQRIFLPYDAKLKSDRALIKLDIDGPSDKCSIAMQVRAKNTQQEYSQKQVLEIQAEMNRMLSDMQGFPMRYFSNDIAGVNFEFATDSKISVVIDGKEQIVTDKLRLSSEQINSLSSIEFNTKPLVVSPWTNG
- a CDS encoding glucosaminidase domain-containing protein, which produces MRTGRVARITVALSLVILTLLIVRLLFITTDNIQQSTLGKLIENEQPMSLIPDFESMTNITVKKQAFFDYLRPAVRHQNAIILDERLFLQRSKQHLNDGLVLTDAEQYRVEEIANKYQYSSRSINDQTLKELLIRTDIVPESMVLIQAANETGWGSSRFAKEGLNFFGQWCFKTGCGLVPQARSAGKSHEVAKFNSVEDSVASYMRNLNSNAAYSLLRSIRADLRAQDKQPVAEQLVYGLVNYSERQEAYIDELLEMLRQNKQYLVENHEESPSV